CCTCTTCTGCTTCATGCTTCCTATTTGGTAACATTTTAAGTTGTTGTGACAAACTCTAAGTTGCTTAGAGTTGACGACGCAACTTGGTTTATTGAGGAGGgttaagaggaaaaaaaaaaaaccctgagcaCATTAAGACATGTCAGCCTGATATTAGACAGCCTGAAATGTGTGTACATAACCGTGCCATGGCTGAGCGCCCCTGCTGAGAAAAGGCACAGCAAAGCTTCTCTAACAGGCATACCTCTGGGATCGCTAATGATTCATTAGTGAGTGTCATTAAGTGAAGCAAATGTCACCCAAGCTTCCTGGGGAAGCTGTCACTCCGTTTCAGAGGAGTGCAGCTCCCTGGGCAGCACAGGCTCCAGACTGCAAAAAGACAGCGCAGTCTGACATCTGCTGGCAGCTACAAGAACTGCAAcacgttgtttttttgttttttttctcaacacAAAGCCCTAAAGAATGACATAAACTCGTACATTTCCTCCGAAACGTTACTTGTTAATAACTCTTATTGGAAAAGCAGGCACAGTATGAGTTCATTGATTGTTTGGCCACCTCAATTTAACaatacaccaaaaaaaacaaaaacgtgttACAGCTGTTCCTGCAAATTGTAATGCTTCCTGAGGTATCAGTCACTTGTCTGTCTTGCAGGAGGAACTTAACGTTTGCTTTAGCTTGTTTTTCCTATGCTTTGCCTTGATTcccccctgtgctttacaatactttcaTTATGTGCAAAAACGTTTGCTGTTTGCAATCAAAATATCACTCAGGCTATCATTTCTCTCAGCTGACAGCGGTCCTTTCCATTTGAAGAGGTTTGCTTCCCCAGTTACTCATCTTGACCGGATACTAAGTGTGCTGGCTCTTGAACTCGCATCCCGGGGTGCTGCAGTCCTCCGCTCTGACCGGATCCGGTCCGATCTGATCAGATGAACAGGCTAGACTGGGTCAGCTGAGTGCTCCTGATGGGAGGCCTCTGAGCAGTGATTCTCCCTGGGTATAGAGCTGTTTGcggttttgaattctctgtataCCGAGGTCTTTAGTGAGCTCCTGTTTTCTGAAAGGAGACCTGTTCACTTTAACATTAACAACACTAGAACCAAACAAATCTGTCGTGCAATTGAAGGCATCTTCCGCAATCTCATGTTCTTCTTGTTGTTGTGTTTTGATTTGGAATTTAAGTACCACTAGCACgggattttgtattttcaaaaaataggagttaatatGAAAATATGTCTCTGTATGTCTAAACATGCAGACATGCAGCAatgcagacatgcacacacacagatacagtgaaatacacgcacacacatacacacacaaagcaGCATGTGACACCTCAGCTGGGCTGTGCAGATAACTAATCTTCCTAAAGACTAAAAGGCAGGTGTGTGCCGTGAACACAAAGGAGGAGATAAATAGGGGGCGGCTGCAGCAATAGGGATCCCATTGAGAGCCAGCATCCCCTCTTCCTGTGCCACTAACCGCTCACGCTGAGCTCAGGAAGCCTGGAGAAGAGGCTGGGGCTCACAGGAAATTGCCCCGCTCCCTTCTTTGCTCGTGCTCAGGGTAGCGTGTGGCCACCTGCTTAATGGCTGACCCCTCTCCTTTATCTGGTTTGCACCCAAGTTCAAGTGCAGCAACAGTTTGCGAGCTCGGGACAAGAGAGACAAGTTCATTGGGAGTGATGGGCTGTCAGCCTTTGATGGGAATTAAAGGGGGTCCGgcagcccctcccctctctgtgagtgtgtctaATGGGGCTCTGCAATTCAACTgggctttctttgtgttttaattattattttttaaatcttggtaGACACTCTGGTCTTGTGGTTGCAGGGCTGCGCCTTGGAGGAAGTGTGGCCTAATGGTTAAAGCAGAGGGGCTggtagggaggcagtgtggcatgGACTGGACTGGGAGTTAGTGTGGCCTAGCGGTTTAAGCTGAGGGGCTGCGTAGCTTGGTTGTAATGGTTTGAGAGAAGAATCTCTCTGGCTGGATCTCCACCTATTGCCATGGTCATTACAAATGTCTGTCCGCATCTCTGGTTTATGACAGACAACTTCTAGCATTAGAAAAcatcttttttaaaattagattCTTTGTGGCCCTTGTTTTTGCGGTTAATGATTATGGTGTTTGTCATGCTTTTGCTCCTTGATTTAATGCAGATTGACAATGGCGTTTGCTCACAGCTTGCCTGTGGTAGGGTCCAACCAGTTAACACACTGGCACCATGCCCGCTGCTGTGTGCAAGGTGGGTAGGTGAGTCTGCAGACCCCCGCTGAGGGCCCTGTGAATGGCAGACGGAACATTTTGAAAGGTTTGCGTGTCTGATAGTCTCAGCTCCTGTTTGCTGTTCCTGCACCAGTCACAACAAGAAGCCCAAAGCATGTTTTGCAATCAAGTGAGGCCACCTAGCATGCCAGAGGCGGCTGCTGATTGGTCTTATGATGTGTATTTTCAGGGAAGTTTGTCAGCTAGAAAGatttaattaaagtgcactttgTTCTATTCTGGTGCCTGCTCTGTGCTGCCTGTCTTGCTCTCTGCCTGTCTTGCATGAATGAGGCGCCGGTGCTCAGTGGCTGCTCTGAGGATCCTCAGTGAGAGGTCGATGGGGGGAATCAGCCTCCCCTGAATGGGGCTTACATCTAAGaagacactttatttttctacacttGAAGTTTGTTGTCTTTTGTGTCCATTATCCTATTCAGCTCTGGCTTTCATGCAGCTGTACTTCAACTAAAAAGTCTTTGTGCGGCATCCATGAATGCGCCGAATGTGTCTGTGGCAGGTAGTCCTTACACCAAGTTAATCTCCTGAAAGGGGCTATACAAGCACTTTGAAATTCTCTGTTCCTGATTGAGTGTGATCATCAATCGGGCACTTCTCTCCTTTGTCAGCCCAGACCACTTCTATGAATGTTAAGCACGGACAGTGACAATGGGTGCCAAGTGTAGCAGAAATAACCACCACAGCAGCCAAAGGAAAAACAGAAGTAATTACTTAAAAACTGTTTGGGGATCTGAAACCAACGCTATTGTACAAGCAGGAGAAGTGCCCTTTTCAAGACAAGCATCggtgtgttaaaaacaaaaagaaagaaaaaggaaaaaaaaaaaagaaaatagatccACTCTTTCAAACTCCAAACTTTGCTCCTGTAACAACAACACTTGTCAACAGGCTGGACTCTGATGGTGAAGCTCAGTTGGTGCTATCTGCATGCTGTTTCCTGGGATagtttaaaggagtgctgatGCTCAGGCATTATGGTATCTGGTCAGGTCAAGGGTTTGATCCCTGCCCTGCTTAACCAGTGAGGGCTGGCTGCTTCTCCAAAGGGCTGCTCAATCCCACACAGTCCCACAGCCCTCCTGAGGAAGACTGCAGTCTGGCTGCAGCACAGATCAGGGGACCCTCATCAAGGAGCTGGCCCAAGCAGAATGAACTCCAGTGCAATTCCTTTGTGCATTTACAGGCCGgataatgctttatgaatacagctcTCTGTTATCAGTGTGCAAAATGCTGATTGTGCCCCAATGAATGAAAAAAGGGGATGAAATTCAACTCAATTGTTTCTTACACACGTTACACCAAAATAATCTAACATGTCTTCATGTCTTGCATTCGGACACCCATACTGTAGTGTTCTCTCTGCTGAAACCCAGGCCTGGATTCAATCACAATTATAGTGGCCCTATAGAATtgtcttcagtggcaatgcacacagacagtggcactacaggGGCAATGCAATGGCACAAGGAGTGGCACCACAGTGGTAATACAGTGGCACAGTTATAATTCATTGCAGTATTATTGTACCAGGTCAGTACACAAAACATCTTTGGCAATGCTGTGGTCTGTTCATGGTTTTCCACTGGTAATATCATGACAACCACATGGTATGGGTTTTCAGCTTTTCTGTCGGATGGTGAAGTACAAGCATGCACATCTATGCGCTCCTATGCACcccctcacaaacacacacacactcacacacacacagtgtctctctctctcacacacacacacacacacacacacacacacagtgtctctctctcacacacacacacagtgtctctcacacacacacacacacacacagtgtctctctctcacacacacacacagtgtctctctcacacacacacacacacacatacagtgtctctcacacacacacacacacacacagtgtctctctctctcacacacacacacacacacagtgtctctctctcacacacacacacacacacagtgtctctctctcacacacacacacacacacacagtgtctctctctcacacaaacacacattaacTATCCACATCTTTCTCTTCCTCCCTGGCTCTCTCCTCTCACGATGCGACAATTCCTTTCCCCCTAAAAAGCGCTCTCTTTATCCAGTGCAGCAATTAACTGGTTGAAAAGTATAATAAGGGAAGCAATTAAGAGGTGACAAAGTAAAAGGAGCTCCCGTTTGCCCTTCGAGGTCAAGTGAGTGTCCTGCCACTGAGCGTGGCAGCAGCAGCACGCCCTCTTTGAAAAGCTGTGTTTTTCCGGAGCACCACCATGGCTCCCTCACCCGAGCAGTGCCGTATCGCTTGTCTCGGCCCCCACAATCTCAATCTGATGATGAGGGCTAATTAGGGGCTGTCTTCCCTTAAACAGGCTGTGCTAATTGCAGTTTGTTCCTCTCATTAGTGTcaaggaaaacaaaaatgtgtttctcGTGCAGCAAGACAAGGTGTAAGCAAGCCACGCAAACGTGACTATCTCCTTTTGGAGATTTCCTTGCTGTCATCACAAGCTTGAGTGCCCTGCTAATCCGCATTACATCGTATAGCAGGAGATTTGAGAGGCCTCGCCTCCCACACTCACTTCTTAGAAAACCAATTCACTCCCAAATaacatttcaatttattttttataaaggagGGCTCATTTATAAagcttctgcctgttttgttGCATTTCTTTAGCGCTTTTGGGTTCAATTTCAAATAAAAGAAGGTGTTTAATCAGATTTTAATTCTGGATGCAAATACTATATAGTCTAAAGAAGCACATTATTGTAAAATACTTTTCAACTTTATATAGTCACTTTATATATTCAACTCATCCTCTTATGACCCTATTTGTGCACCCAGGGCCCGAACTGGGATATCGTTTAAACATCATAATATACCATGCGATAATAACGGAGATGTGCAAAAGTGGACATAATTTACAGGTGTAATTAAAAGAATGATCCTACCATGCTCACGtaacttcactgtgctttatgctTTACTGTGCAATGGTGCCACAGTAAACTAACCAATATAAACGTGTTAATGCCAGCTCTGTCTGTAGAGCTGGTGCCTTTCTTATGAAGAGTTACCCTTTCCAAGAAGGAATAAACATCTGCGTCCCATCAGGGTCCAGACACTTTACTGTGTTTGGCATTGTCAGCACCCCCCTCAGTTCTTGAGCTATTCTGGGGTGTTCACTTGTACCCTGCCAGGACAGTATGCTGTTCTCTAATGAAAATAAGCAGCCCTGTGATTCAGGTGTGCGTCTCGCCGTGATTAATTAAGAGTCACAGCTGCAGGTCATGGCAGCGCCCGGGGCACGCTTCTCCCTGTGTCTCTTCATCGGAGCAGCTTCTGTAGGAGAGATCCACTGAGTCACGCCACCCAGAATACAGGGGCTCCTCATCCCACCCGTCAGTTTATTAGGGCAGGGAAGAGATCTGTCCTCTTAAACCTGGGGGCttcaatcccggtcctggagggctattccactccaggtttaccaGGTACAGTGCTATAATGAAGTACTTCAGGGTTCAATTAAACAagttagaacagggttggaacaaagaccaggagtggaagaaccactacagggcagcagtgtggagtagtggttagggctctggactcttgacaggagggttgtgggttcaatccctggtagggaacactgctgctgtacccttgagcaaggtactttacctagattgctccagctgtataaatgggtaattgtatgtaaaaataatgtgatatgttgtaacaattgtaagtcgccctggataagggcgtctgctaagaaataaataataataaaaggaccAATTCTGGCCACCTCTGTCTTCAACAGATCTCTCAGCCCTGTGCAACACTGAAACAAGTCCCCTCAAATGGAGAGTGTAGTGTTGCACCAAATGTAATGTTGTTCAACCAAAAGTCGAAGCACAGCTCGGACAAAACGCGCGACGCTTATCTCACGGCCATGTCGTGTGTCGTCTTGATTTCGACCCCCCTGACACTTCTGGTGGGTTAGGAAAAAAAGACCAGAAACTACAAAGAGCTATGTCTCCCTCTTGTGTTCAAGTTTGGTCACTGCAGAGATCAAAATCTGTTTGCTTCGCCTAACGAGTGATCACGTGATTTATCCCTGATGATCGGAAAGGGTTCGGATTGTCTCGTTTTATTTCTTTAGTGTTTTCatgagttcatttttttttattttataaaacgtgTTTAATCTGGTTTTAATTCTCGACTTAAACATTGAGCAGGGGGTACTCGGGTCCTATTGCATcacacactaaacaaacacgccACCAGAAGCTTCAGTTAATTAGTCCTGTACATATTCAATAAAAGACAGCATGAGCACTTCTTAACAGCTACGATGGTACTGAGTGATTCTTTTCTAgcagggaaaataaaaatacCAGACAAAGGTGACTAGCCTCAAACTGCTtaccaattaaacaatttagaacagggttggaacaaagatcaGGACTGGATGAAGCAAATTTGGCCCCCATTCCTATAGGACACGAGTGCACAAATCCGATCCACGAGACCGTAATCCTCCGGGTTTTATAGCTATCATTAAATAATTGAATGAAAAAGACCTGAACAGAATAAAGTAATTCAGGGCAGAGAAGGAACAAGGATACGGAGCGCTCCGGACCCTCCAGACCAGGATTATGCTCAGCCTGGCCTCTGGTCATGTTTCCAGTGTAGTTCAGAacacacagctgctgctgctgctgtaagtACATCACAGAAACAAAGTGAGGAACATGATGACGAATCAATGCATTATAAACTGAAGAGGCCAGTCAATCTGAAAGCAAACCCCCTCTATAGCACTGCATTTACAGATCCAGCTGTACAAATGCATGTAGGAATATGTACAGTGGATCACAATCTTTACAGAAAAATCACAAATAAAACTATGGTAACTAATTAGGAATCTGTAGAGTGGGGATGTATCATCCTGGACCAGGTTTATATCGGGGCAATGCAATTATTAACTAGCAAGAACAAAGACCAGGTCTGGACCAGCCAGTGCCCAGTTTAGAGTAGTCTATTTTGGGACAGTTGGTCTACAGGAGCCCGGCCAATACAGTCAGTGTGTGTATTCCTACAAGCACCCTGGACAGCGTGTGTGCGGTCTGTGTATAGTTTTTCTTATAGCTTTGTGTGTATTGTATATCCCTTATCGCTAAGCGGAATATGTTGCGTACAGCTGAGCCTGGACATTAGCAGCCGGTTCACACGAATCAGACACGAGTAACTCAGCTGTTACGCAAGAAGATTAAAAACGCAGGTGTTAGCAAACTCCACAAAAATCACAAGGCTATATCCACTACGCACAATACGTCTACGATGCTGTGTATAGCCAAGTGTGAGCAATAATTAGGGCTAATTAAGCATGATGTAATGTATAACGGGGTGCGTGCACGACAGTCTCAATctaattttattacatttgtcgTTTCCATGTTATTGGTGCAAATTGAAAACACGGGTTACGAATTCAGGATTCCTCTGTTTAAAGATAGCTCTTTTTGAGTGCTGTGTCTTAAAATAGCATCCTCCGGAACAAGCCCATATAAACCTCTGGGTCTCCGATGGTACGCTCCCGTTGTTTAAAGACACAGATGCTGCTGTTCTCCAGAGATAACCGAAGCCACTTGGAAGGGGGGATTGTACCCAGAGAAGAGACCGTGCCGTTTTCAGACGAGATAGCCCAAACGCACGCACCTGTGTGCTGCATCCTGAGGTTGTCTAATAAAAAGAAGTAACATATTTTGAATGACAGTAAATATGCTGACAGGAATCGGGATTGATGTTGACGAGCAGCACTCCAGCGCCGGCGACTAAAATGGGAGCCCTGTGCTCTAACCACAGCAGCGCGCCGCCAGCGGGAGAGTGCAGAGGTTTGGCGGAGTGAAGAGATTCGATCACGGCACCATCAGCATCAAACTCACAACAAAGCAGGATGCCACCCATAAAAACAAATCCACCGGCAGGAGGTAAGATTACATTATTATCAGTTACAAACATGCATATATGTGTTTGTTATATATGTGCGGCTGATTTAATCCCATTTGGGAAATTGAATAATGAATCCTTTTTAAACCCCCGtggattaaaatgtaattttcttatTGCAGTCCTAAATGTGGAACACCGTGCTGTTAATCGATAATAGTAGAGTTTATATAAAAACGATACAGCTAATAAAACAAGGGTGTGTGATTCAGCGTTGTCCGGCATGGCATCCAGAGTAAAGCCATGTATATTGACAGTatgtctacatttaaaaaatgatatgcatGGTGTATTCTTTActgtcagcacacacacacacacacacacacacatcagaggCTTGTACACAGGTTCCAAATCAAAGCCCACACTCTGACTGACAATAACAAGAGAGCTCGTTTCAGGGATGGCGCACAGCGTTGACTAGATCGGCACATCCAGATGTGCATGCTTTCTGAACACCTATCCTTAATAATGAATGTATGTACTGCCGAATTCCGTATTGCAGTTTCACGTTATACTATCGCCTATAGTCCTGTAACAGTGAGGGTATAGTTAAAAGTACATGTATCGATTGAGTGTATTATTTATATTCTTTCAACTGCATACATTGTCTGCACATGTGTACATTGTCTGCACATGTGTACAAACCtacgtttttttctttcttttgtgacAGGTTGCTGGAtgaagatttaaaaagaaaacacacattacGAATGATGAATGTGGGATTTACTTcagttatatttatttgtataatttagcttcttttctttattttgtaattctatgcgttgtatttatttattcgttcAACTATACAATGCCCAGCTTTTTCGATTCCCCCCGTGGTTACAATTCCACTCCGAGCCGCTGGGATGCGGGCGGCGCGGCCTCTCTGTCCTCCTCCTTGGTGAACAGCGTGGTGAAGATGGCCCTGCTCTCCCTCATCGTCTGCACCTCCCTCTTCGGGAACGTGGTGGTGCTTCTGGTGTTCCAGCGCAAGCCCCAGCTCCTGCACGTGGCCAACCGCTTCGTGCTCAACCTGCTGACTGCGGACCTCTTCCAGACCGTCCTGGTGATGCCCTTTGCGATCGTCGCCACCGTGCCCGACGTGTGGCCCCTGGACCGCCGGCTGTGCCAGGCCCTGGTGGTCCTCATGCACTTGTTCGCTTTCGCTGGGGTCAACACCATCATCGTGGTGTCTGTCGACAGGTACCTGGCCATCATCCACCCGCTCTCCTACCCGGCCAGGATGACCCCTCGCCGGGGGACCAACCTGATCGCCTGCACCTGGGTCCTGAGCGTCCTGCAGAGCACCCCGCCGCTCTACGGCTGGGGGGTCATCGACTTCGACAGGCGCCACCACTCCTGCACGCTCATCTGGTCCTCCAGCTACTCCTACTCCGCCCTGGTGGCCGTGTTCTCCTTCTGGGTGCCCGTCTGCATCATGCTGGGCTGCTACTGGATGGTGTTCAGGGCTGCCAGGAGGCAGAACAACCTAGTTCACCCGGTGCAAGCTGCCAAGCACAACCACAGCACTGCAGATAACCACCAGTGCCaagaggagcagcagcagcagcagcagccgccgCCCCCGGAGGGCTCCGTCTACCCCATCAGGGTGCGCCACAGACGCTTCCACTACCACTGCAAAGCGGCCAAAGTGGTCTTTGTCATCATGTCTTCTTACATCTTCAGCATGGGCCCTTACAGCGTCCTCGGCACACTCTCCATCAGCTCTAGCGCCCCCGTCCCGCCATGGATCGTCTCCCTGGCCCTCGTCTTGTTCTTTTTCCAGTGCTGCATCCACCCCTACATCTACGGCTACATGCACCGCAGTGTCCGCAGGGAGTTCCTGGCCCTGCTCTGCGGCTCCTTCTGCAAGCAGGTGCGACCGCCGCGTGGCTCCGGAGCGGACAGCTGCTTCACGGTGACGGCCGGCCGGCCAACGCACGCCCACTTCCCCGGCGCGGCTGCCAGGATCTGCCCCCTGAGGACCTGGGAGGAAGGCACCACGTCGTCCTCCCCCACCGAGGGCATGTCCAAG
This genomic stretch from Acipenser ruthenus chromosome 16, fAciRut3.2 maternal haplotype, whole genome shotgun sequence harbors:
- the LOC117412154 gene encoding probable G-protein coupled receptor 101, with amino-acid sequence MPSFFDSPRGYNSTPSRWDAGGAASLSSSLVNSVVKMALLSLIVCTSLFGNVVVLLVFQRKPQLLHVANRFVLNLLTADLFQTVLVMPFAIVATVPDVWPLDRRLCQALVVLMHLFAFAGVNTIIVVSVDRYLAIIHPLSYPARMTPRRGTNLIACTWVLSVLQSTPPLYGWGVIDFDRRHHSCTLIWSSSYSYSALVAVFSFWVPVCIMLGCYWMVFRAARRQNNLVHPVQAAKHNHSTADNHQCQEEQQQQQQPPPPEGSVYPIRVRHRRFHYHCKAAKVVFVIMSSYIFSMGPYSVLGTLSISSSAPVPPWIVSLALVLFFFQCCIHPYIYGYMHRSVRREFLALLCGSFCKQVRPPRGSGADSCFTVTAGRPTHAHFPGAAARICPLRTWEEGTTSSSPTEGMSKDSRKDTTSISFSSEKELNVLPK